The genomic region tgctttattgactatgccaaagcctttgactgtgtggatcacaataaactgtgggaaattctgaaagagatgggaataccagaccacctgacctgcctcttgagaaacctatatgcaggtcaggaagcaacagttaggactggacatggaacaacagaatggttccaaataggaaaaggagtacgtcaaggctgtatattgtcaccctgcttatttaacttatatgcagagtacatcatgagaaacgctggtctggaagaagcacaagctggaatcaagactgccgggagaaattatcaataacctcagatatgcagatgataccacccttatggcagaaagtgaagaggaactaaaaagactcttgatgaaagtgaaagagggtgaaaaagttggcttcaagctcaacattcagaaaatgaagatcatggcatctggttccatcacttcatggcaaatagatggggaaacagtggaaacagtgtcagactttattttttggggctccaaaatcactgcggatggtgattgcagccatgaaattaaaagacgcttactccttggaaggaaagttatgaccaacctagatagcatattcaaaagcggagacattactttgccaacaaaggtccgtctacttaaggctatggtttttccagtggtcatgtatggatgtgagagttggactgtgaagaaagctgagcgccgaagaattgatgcttttgaactgtggtgttggagaagactcttgagagtcccttggactgcaaggagatccaaccagtccattctgaagattggtcctgggtgttctttggaaggaatgatgctgaagctgaaactccagtactttggccacctcacgtgaagagttgactcattggaaaagactctgatgctgggagggattgggggcaggaggagaaggggacgacagaggatgagatggctggatggcatcactgactcgatggacttgagtctcagtgaaatctgggagttggtgatggacagggaggcctggcgtgctgcaattcatggggttgcaaagagtcggacacgactgagcaactgaactgaactgaatgatattttTAGTATTCCAATTTCTTACTAGTTCAAGTAGCTCATGACTCAAGCCTTCATATTTCTCACAAATAATTAAGTGCCTAATGGCTGGGGACAGCAGTGAACATATAAAAACAAAGGGCTGCaacctttttctctctcaagtaCTGCCCCTCAAAAATAGAACTGATCAAAAACAGCAGCAGCCTTGGCAGGAAAGTCTGAAAGAACTTGCAAAAGcacttttgttgtttgtttgtgattccctagtggctcagatgggaaagaatctgcctgcaatgcaggagatctgggttcaatccctgggtcaggaagatcccttggagaagggaatggctacctactctagtattcttgtctggagaattctatggacagagaagcccatgaggtcacaaagagtctgacatgactaagtgacgaacacttccacttttcatgtTTATAGTCTTCCTTTTCATCCCCTCCACctccttgctatttttctttttggccacactgtggggcttgcagaatcttagttccctgaccagggattgaatccaggccctgagcagtgagagcacagaatcctaacccctggaccacatgggagttcccttgttattttccttttcaacatAATGCTGAGATTGCCTCTTAAGTGCAAACCCAAGGGAGCCCCGGGGCCGGAGGTTGCTGCAACTGAAAACGCCCCTGAGTTTGTGCCCTCTATGCTTCCTCATAGGAAAAGCCGAGCTCTGTGAGGTTCTCATGCGGCTCCAGCGTCAAAAGTGGTGGATGACCTGACACAGAAGGTTTTCTCAAGGCAATAATTACGTGGTTCCTCTTCACTACACCATCTTGGGTGGAAGGAAGACCCTTCTCTTTTAGCTCAGGTTATCTGCAGGCGGTCTCTTTCTAGTGTGTGCTCTGAAGTTGACAGAGGTGGCCCCACGGGTGACAAGGCTTCTCACTGAGTTTCTCTACAGCCTGAGTCCTCCCATGATGGGGGGCTGAAGGCTCCGGATATTTACTGCATTCACAGGCGTCTCTCCCATGGGACCGCCTATGGGTTTGAAGAGGGGACCAAAAAAGCCTTCTCCAGCGTTCTTTGCTGGGAAGAACTTTTCCCCTCCAGCCTGGATCTCCTCCTTAAAGACCAAGGGCGAGCAGCGGGTGAAGGCCGCCTTCTCAAGTGTGAACCCTCTGGTGCTGCAGGAGGTGTGACCTGCGCTTGAAGGCCTTGCCGCACTGGGAGCACCTGAAGGGCGTCTCCGCCGTGTGGATGACCGAGTGCTGCAGGAGGTAGGTGCTCCGGTGGAAGGCCTTCCCGCACTGGGTGCAGGTGTAGGGCTTCTCGCCGGTGTGGACCCGCTGGTGCTGCTGCAGCTCCGAGCTGCAGCGGAAGGCCTTGGCGCACTCTGCGCACTCGTAGGGCTTCTCCCCGGTGTGGATGACGTAGTGCTGGATGAGGTGCGCTCGGTTGCTGAACGACTTCTCACATTCCTTGCATTCGAAGGGTTTTTCGCCGGAGTGGGTCCGATGGTGGCGGATGAAGGTGGAGCGGTGGGTGAAGGCCTTGCGACACTGGGCGCACTCGTAGGGCTTCTCCCCCGTGTGCACCGGCTGGTGCTGCAGGAGGTAGGACCTGCGCTTGAAGGCCTTGCCGCACTCGGCGCACTTGTATggcttctccccagtgtggatGAGGTAGTGGCGGATCAGCGTGGAGCTCTggctgaaggctttcccacacgCGTTGCACTCATAGGGCTTCATGCCCGTGTGAGTCCGCTGGTGGCGCACGAGGTACCACTTCCTGTTGAAAGCCTTCCCGCACTGTTTGcacttgtggaggtgatggacggGGGCGCCTTTTCCAGGTCGCTGTGGGTCACGTTCATACAGAGCATCCCTCCGAGAGACTCTCTTCTGGAACGCCCCTAAGTGCAGACCATCACCTGCCCCTAAACCATCATCCTCAAGGCTCACCTTCCCCGGATGGGCCTCCTTGCCAGCATCCATCTCTGGCCTCTCTAGAACGCTCCGCATTTCCAAGAGCCCTTGTGGAGCCCCGGCTCGCCCCAACCTGGAgtcccaggaagatcccagagtcaggcttccctggagcaAGGCTTCCTCAGATAAAACTGGCTGAGAATTGCTTGACTCTCTGGTCTGACATTTTGGTCTGTCACCTGGAAAGAAGCCGATACATGAAGGGGGATTTTTAGTGATGCAGCAGGAAAGGAACTAAAGCAACACTTCAGTGGACAAATGCGGATGAGAGCAGCACCTCTGACATCTGCGGTAGCTTTACACCAACAGAACCTAGATTTCCAATTACCTTTTACGATCCTTGTACCCTGACAGCACAAAACGGGTGAGCCAAGGGCAAGCTGGGCTGGGAGACAGAGGACCTGGAGCAAGGGAGGGAGGACAGTTTCAATAACACTGTCTGGAGAGCACATGCCCCGAGGATTGACGCCTTGGTTCTGTGAGAGTGCAGAAATAGGCCACCTTGTGACGCTGGGAAGAAATAGCCCATCTTCCCTgagatgtgctgtgtgtgtgtgtgtgtgtgtgtgcgcgcgtgcgggcgtgtgtgtgtgcttggtcatggctgactctttatgacccccatggactgtagcccaccaagctcctctgtccatgggatttcccaggcaagaatactgaagtgagttgccatttccttctccaggggatcttcctgactcagggatcgaacctatatctcctgtgtctcctatattggcaggcagattctttaccactgtgccacctgggaagcccataagctgGGTCCTAATGCAGACACTGGAGTTGCCAGAAAGAAGGATGGGGTACTGGGTTGAAATAGAAGAGTAAGCGTGAGTAGATTCACCCCTAGAGACTGCTTAAGAATTGTAAgaaaatggaatgttactcagctataaaaaaagaataaaagcatttacagcaacatggatgaacctagagaggatcatactaagtgaagtaagtcagacacagacagATAAATAtcacatcacttatatgtggaacctaaaaaaacccccaaaagatACAAAttcaacttatttacaaaacagaaacagacccacagacagaaaacaaacttatggttaccaaaggggaaagggtgagGAGGGAAAGATATATAGGAGTTTGGAATTACttgatacacactattatatatgaaatagataaacaacaaagacctcctgtacaacacagggattatactcaatatcctgcAATAACCAATacaggaaaagagtctgaaaaagcatatatatgtgtgtataactgaatcactttgctgtacatctgaaactaacactacggtgtaaatcaactctactccaatttttaaaaaaaggtgccTAGAAGATGACCTGGGAGGTAGTAAGTGTTATCTAAGTGGttgatgcttccctggtggctcagtggtgaagaatccatctgctaatgcaagagaaatgggtttgatccctgggtcaggaagatcccctggagaaggaaatggaaacccactccagtattcttgcctggagaatcccacagacagaggagcccagcgggctacagtccatggggttacaaagagccagacacgatttATCGAGTtaacaaaaactaaaacaagtGGTTGATacacaaaacactgaaaatagtgcctaaaaaaaagagaaagaattccctggcggtccagtgattacGACTCCATGTCCTCACTGCTGAggactgggttcaatctctggagaTCTCAGAAGCCTTTGTGAtgtggccaaaaggaaaaaaagagttagaaaaagaaaacagcaagagaagcctgatGAAGGCAATACTACAGGGGTGGTTACAGGAAGGAGACAGTGAAAATCTCAGAAGAGAAGGGGCAGAGGCCCTTGGTAGGAAACACAATTTTCCACTGCTAAGGGGCATTAATGTGGTGTCAGCAGGaagggctctggagtcagaatgCCTCAGGTCCAGGTGTGgtttgtgggatgttagttccctgaccagggatcaaacccttgccgcctgcagtggaagcccacaGCTCTCACCACTggcccgccagggaagtcccttctctcttctctaagTCACAATTTTCTCACCTGAGAGATGAGAAGCCTGTTTCTCCAgctgtcatgaggattaaatgagaaaatgcctGCAAAGCTCTTGGCACAGTTCTTGGCGCCGTGTGAGTGTTTTCTGTGGTTAATTTTGTACATCGAGTTGGCTTGATGGTTGTGCCGAGCTCTTTGTCCAAATACCATTTGGCATGCTGCTGCGAAGGTACTTTTTAGGTACCACTGACAGCGAAATTCTCAGACTTTGAGAAAAGCAGGTTCCCCTTCATATGTTGGGCCAAATCCAATCAATTAGTagccttccaatcccaaagaaaggcaatgccaaagaatgctcaaactaccgcacaattgcactcatctcacacgctcgtaaagtaatgctcaaaattctccaagccaggcttcagcaatacgtgaaccatgaacttcctaatgtccaagttggttttagaaaaggcagaggaaccagagatcaaattgccaacatccactggatcatcaaaaaagcaagagagttccagaaaaacatctatttctgctttattgactatgccaaagcctttgactgtgtggatcacaataaactgtgggaaattctgaaagagatgggaataccagaccacctgatctgcctcttgagaaatttgtatgcagctcaggaagcaacagttagaactggacatggaacaacagactggttccaaataggaaaaggagtacgtcaaggctgtatattgtcaccctgcttatttaacttatatgcagagtacatcatgagaaacgctggactggaagaaacacaagctggaatcaagattgccaggagaaatatcaataacctcagatatgcagatgacatcacccttatggcagaaagtgaagaggaactcaaaagcctcttgatgaaagtgaaagtagagagtgaaaaagtttgcttcaagctcaacattcagaaaatgaagatcatggcatccagtcccatcacttcatggcaaatagatggggaaacagtggaaacagtgtcagactttatttttttgggctccaaaatcactgcagatggtgactgcagccatgaaattaaaagacgcttactccttggaagggaagttatgaccaacctagatagcatattcaaaagcagagacattactttgccaacaaaggttcgtctagtcaaggctatggtttttcctgtggtcatgtatggatgtgagagttggactgtgaagaaggctgaacaccgaagaattgatgcttttgaactgtggtgttggagaagactcttgagagtcccttggactgcaaggagatccaaccagtccattctgaaggagatcagccctgggtgttctttggagggaatgatgctgaagctgaaactccagtactttggccacctcatgcgaagagttgactcattggaaaagactctgatgctgggagggattgggggcaggaggagaaggagacaacagaggatgagatggctggatggcatcactgactcgatggacgtgagtctgagtgaactccgggagttggtgatggacaggggggcctggcgtgctgcgattcatggggtcgcaaagagtgggacatgactgagcgactgaactgaactgaactgaactgaagagcaaagACAGGGGTGGGAGATAGGAGGGAAggccaagagggaggagatgtatGTATGCCAATGGCTGATACATGTTAATGTATggcggaaaccaacacaacattgtaaagcaattatcctccaattaaaaatacataaattttttaaaaaaaagagagagagaaaagactgagATGGAAGGAATTCTGCCTCCAGACTTAAGGCTGCAAGCATCTACTCTCCCAGCTTTCTGGCCTGCCCTGCAGATTTCAAAATCTCTTAGCTCTCACAATCATACGAAGCCAGATGAATAGAATAGATCTCAATGGACACATATCTGTTTTGGCTCTGATTCTCTGAAGCAGTCTAATGTCAGTATCCTCATTGCTTTAGGGGGCAGTTAGGATAACAGCAACTCCACCATCCAGGACAAGCCATCTTGTTCTACATGCCAAAGAAagaagcctcagaagaaaccaaccgtGGTGACACCCAGCCTCGAGAACCGAAACTGCTGTTCAAGGCACCCACTCCCATcctcagaaagaaacaaagaaaatctaTCCACAATGACAGAGTGTCAACAGTGGGGACCGCTATAGGAGCAGCTACTGACAAGGATGGGGCGACAGAACCTGCCACAGTCCTGGAAATATTCTGAATTTTAGGTGGGATAAAGGATACTTcagtttatatgtatattaaaaagtaaagctgaataaaaaaaagtgaaggtgaaatcccactcctgggcacatatccagacaaaactctagtTTGAAAAGACATGAGAGAGTCAATTTTTAGGTAGGCTGATAAGAACTCTGGGGTACCTGAAGAGGAGATAGGGGTgtggagttctcaaggaggagaaaaggacaaacttttcttttctacattccttagtcttagtcacataaaacgtttTTCTTTAACACAACTAAACAACTCAGCTtcaactctgtactaaggattgtataacaacaatgtattctGCTTGAGggcagtttctccttcttgaaaaccttctgactaatcctgttatcttaaaatgtatattatggattatggcagaatgtgaagaggaactaaaaagcctcttgatgaaagtgaaaaaggagagtgaaaaagttggcttcaagctcaacattcagaaagtgaagatcatggcatctggtcccatcacttcatgggaaatagatggggaaacagtggaaacagcgtcagactttattttttggggctccaaaatcactgcagatggtgattgcagccatgaaattaaaagacgcttactccttggaaggaaagttatgaccaacctagatagcatattcaaaagcagagacattactttgccaacaaaggtccatctagtcaaggctatggtttttccagtggtcatgtatggatgtgagagttgggctgtgaagaacgctgagcactgaagaactgatgcttttgaactgtggtgttggagaagactcttgagagtcccttggactgcaaggagatccaaccagtccattctaaaggagatcagccctgggtgttctttggaaggaatgatgctaaagctgaaactccaatactttggccacctcatgcgaagggttgactcattggaaaagactccgatgctgggagggattgggggcaggaggagaaggggacgacagaggatgagatagctggatggcatcactgactcgatggacctgagtctgagtgaactccgggagttggtgatggacagggaggcctggcgtgctgcgattcatggggtcgcaaagagttggacatgactgagtgactgatctgatctgatctgaatcctgtcatcttaaaatgcaAATTGTGGGAGcggggtctagtaagatctttacaaccttgagaccaTCTTTtgcagatctttttcttctcttgtatttcttacTATATAATCTCTTcagtatttgttgtaaagctggtttggtggcactgaattctaacttttgcttgtctgaaaagcttttgatttctccaccaattttgaatgagatgagacattcttttgattcactgtaataaccaattaaaaagtatatagctctCTTGCTAAGACTAGCAAGAGGGGCACTCACTGTTCCGCTTCTGATATCTCtacgtcagaagctttctctgtcagtttttcattctaataaaacactgctacacaaaagcttttgagtgatcaagcctggtcccggTCCTGAAGCTAAGTCTTTGGAGATGATGGATGTGACAGCGTTCACCACAGGCTGTCAGACACGCCccgtgttcacagcagcagtgttcaatagccaagacacggaagcaagcTCAGTGTGCATCGACTGATGAATGGGTGAAGATGTGGCGCTCATATACAGCGGAATATTAGCCGTAAAAAGGacgaaattgtgccatttgcagcaacacagatggaacCGTGTTGATATTATgctttagtgaaataagtcagacagagaaaaccaaatgccatatggtatcacttatatgtgaaatctaactACACGACACAAAAGAActtgtctatgaaacagaaacagattcacagacgtggagaacagacttgttgtTGCCAAGTGGGGCAGTGATGAGGGGgaagactgggagtttgggatcagcagatgcca from Bubalus bubalis isolate 160015118507 breed Murrah chromosome 18, NDDB_SH_1, whole genome shotgun sequence harbors:
- the LOC112580462 gene encoding zinc finger protein 550 isoform X2; amino-acid sequence: MLETCGLLVSLGHPIPKPELIHLLEHGQKLWTGTRSLPHSTGPGDRPKCQTRESSNSQPVLSEEALLQGSLTLGSSWDSRLGRAGAPQGLLEMRSVLERPEMDAGKEAHPGKVSLEDDGLGAGDGLHLGAFQKRVSRRDALYERDPQRPGKGAPVHHLHKCKQCGKAFNRKWYLVRHQRTHTGMKPYECNACGKAFSQSSTLIRHYLIHTGEKPYKCAECGKAFKRRSYLLQHQPVHTGEKPYECAQCRKAFTHRSTFIRHHRTHSGEKPFECKECEKSFSNRAHLIQHYVIHTGEKPYECAECAKAFRCSSELQQHQRVHTGEKPYTCTQCGKAFHRSTYLLQHSVIHTAETPFRCSQCGKAFKRRSHLLQHQRVHT
- the LOC112580462 gene encoding zinc finger protein 550 isoform X1, encoding MAALLTPAQVVVTFKDVAVTFTREEWGQLDLDQRTLFREVMLETCGLLVSLGHPIPKPELIHLLEHGQKLWTGTRSLPHSTGPGDRPKCQTRESSNSQPVLSEEALLQGSLTLGSSWDSRLGRAGAPQGLLEMRSVLERPEMDAGKEAHPGKVSLEDDGLGAGDGLHLGAFQKRVSRRDALYERDPQRPGKGAPVHHLHKCKQCGKAFNRKWYLVRHQRTHTGMKPYECNACGKAFSQSSTLIRHYLIHTGEKPYKCAECGKAFKRRSYLLQHQPVHTGEKPYECAQCRKAFTHRSTFIRHHRTHSGEKPFECKECEKSFSNRAHLIQHYVIHTGEKPYECAECAKAFRCSSELQQHQRVHTGEKPYTCTQCGKAFHRSTYLLQHSVIHTAETPFRCSQCGKAFKRRSHLLQHQRVHT